Proteins from a single region of Amycolatopsis sp. CA-230715:
- a CDS encoding aconitate hydratase, which produces MASTVADQLITEHLVAGEPVAGEEIALRVDQTLTQDATGTLVMQELEALGLDRARTELSAQYVDHNLLQADEKNAEDHEFLRSACRRYGLWFSKAGNGVSHPTHMQRFGVPGKTMIGSDSHTCAAGSLGMLAIGVGGLEVAMAIAGEPLYLRMPEIWGVRLTGRLPDWVSAKDVVLEMLRRHGVKGGLNRIIEYHGPGLATLTAMDRHVIANMGAELGATATVFPADDAVREFLAAEGREDDFRALAADENAAYDHEDEIDLSTVEPLVARPSAPDNVVPVREVAGTPISQVVLGSSANPGLRDFAIAAAMVRGRQTSDGVSFDVNPSSREIFADLTKMGATTDLVTAGARIHQSGCMGCIGMGQAPAKGRNSLRTFPRNFPGRSGTKEDSVWLCSPETAAASALTGVLTDPRDFAAEAGLAYPVLALPAEATVNTKMLMPPLPPERARDEELVKGPNISSLPDFPALPGRIEAPVLLKLGDNVSTDEISPAGARALPFRSNVPKLAEFTFTPVDEDYPAKAREIADGSGHFIVAGENYGQGSSREHAAITTRHLGLRAVVAKSFARIHWQNLANFGVLALEFTEHEDYDRIDDGDTLVLEDLRDLGSRTEITLRDTTKGEEYRLRHRLSERQVEAVLAGGRIPLLARS; this is translated from the coding sequence ATGGCTTCGACCGTCGCGGACCAGCTGATCACCGAGCACCTGGTGGCGGGGGAGCCGGTGGCGGGCGAGGAGATCGCGCTGCGCGTCGACCAGACCCTCACCCAGGACGCCACCGGCACGCTCGTCATGCAGGAGCTCGAGGCGCTCGGGCTCGATCGCGCCCGCACCGAGCTGAGCGCGCAGTACGTCGACCACAACCTGCTGCAGGCCGACGAAAAGAACGCCGAGGACCACGAGTTCCTCCGCTCGGCCTGCCGCCGCTACGGCCTGTGGTTCTCCAAGGCGGGCAACGGGGTTTCGCACCCGACGCACATGCAGCGGTTCGGGGTGCCCGGCAAGACGATGATCGGCTCGGACTCCCACACCTGCGCCGCGGGTTCGCTCGGCATGCTCGCGATCGGCGTCGGCGGGCTCGAAGTCGCCATGGCCATCGCGGGGGAGCCGCTGTACCTGCGGATGCCGGAGATCTGGGGCGTCCGGTTGACCGGACGGCTCCCGGACTGGGTGTCGGCGAAGGACGTCGTGCTGGAAATGCTGCGGCGCCACGGCGTGAAGGGCGGGCTCAACCGGATCATCGAGTACCACGGGCCCGGTCTCGCCACGCTCACCGCGATGGACCGGCACGTGATCGCGAACATGGGCGCCGAGCTGGGCGCGACCGCGACCGTGTTCCCCGCCGACGACGCCGTGCGCGAATTCCTCGCCGCCGAAGGCAGGGAGGACGATTTCCGCGCACTGGCCGCGGACGAGAACGCCGCCTACGACCACGAGGACGAAATCGATCTGTCCACTGTGGAGCCTCTGGTCGCGCGACCGTCCGCTCCGGACAACGTGGTGCCGGTGCGCGAGGTCGCGGGAACTCCGATCAGCCAGGTCGTGCTCGGCTCCTCGGCGAACCCCGGGCTGCGCGACTTCGCGATCGCGGCCGCGATGGTGCGGGGAAGGCAGACCAGCGACGGCGTCAGCTTCGACGTCAACCCGTCGTCGCGCGAGATCTTCGCGGATCTCACGAAGATGGGCGCCACCACGGATCTTGTGACGGCGGGCGCGCGGATCCACCAGTCGGGATGCATGGGCTGCATCGGAATGGGGCAGGCGCCCGCGAAGGGACGGAACTCGCTGCGCACCTTCCCGCGCAACTTCCCCGGCCGGTCGGGGACCAAGGAGGACTCGGTGTGGCTGTGCTCGCCGGAGACGGCGGCGGCCTCTGCGTTGACGGGCGTCCTGACCGATCCGCGCGACTTCGCCGCCGAGGCCGGGCTCGCGTACCCGGTGCTCGCGTTGCCCGCCGAGGCGACGGTGAACACCAAGATGCTGATGCCGCCGCTGCCGCCGGAACGGGCTCGCGACGAGGAATTGGTGAAGGGCCCCAACATCTCCTCGCTGCCGGACTTCCCGGCACTGCCCGGCCGGATCGAGGCGCCGGTGCTGCTCAAGCTCGGCGACAACGTCTCCACCGACGAGATCTCGCCCGCGGGCGCGAGGGCGCTGCCGTTCCGGTCGAACGTGCCGAAGCTCGCCGAGTTCACCTTCACCCCGGTCGACGAGGACTACCCGGCGAAGGCGCGCGAGATCGCGGACGGGTCGGGGCATTTCATCGTCGCGGGGGAGAACTACGGCCAGGGCTCGTCACGCGAACACGCCGCGATCACCACGCGCCACCTCGGCCTCCGCGCGGTGGTGGCGAAGTCGTTCGCGCGCATCCACTGGCAGAACCTCGCGAACTTCGGCGTGCTGGCGCTCGAGTTCACCGAGCACGAAGACTACGACCGTATCGACGACGGCGACACCCTCGTGCTGGAAGACCTGCGGGACCTCGGTTCCCGCACGGAGATCACCCTCCGCGACACCACGAAGGGCGAGGAGTACCGCCTGCGCCATCGCCTTTCGGAACGCCAGGTGGAAGCGGTGCTCGCGGGCGGCCGGATCCCGCTGCTCGCCCGGTCCTGA
- a CDS encoding alpha/beta hydrolase produces the protein MTTALGERMHKFRTAVLAAALGTTLATTVAPAEATPKPSLSFDACPGDLATPYPGMTCASVQVPLDYAAPEKGQLTLLVSKVPARDPAKRRGALFVNPGGPGAGAASYVGKLTKPDGKGATRLPPSVLDSYDIIGMDPRGVGHSSPFACVDPGYFGGPQPDPDATAGQEKLWQTWTKFAAGCQAKAGAVLPHLGTVNVAKDMDLVREKMGERKLSYLGFSYGTYLGAVYGELFGPKIDRMILDGNVNPEPEDLWYQAGLTQPPAVQKRVTDWLTWVAKYDSVFHLGGSAAETTKAWNAALEDFRAHPHGSVGVNELLGLAFNVMFAEVGWEDLGRALSDYAVKHDDSALVGMASPDATAAGVQKTSAFQSVICADSAWPADHAVYERDTAAVAKSSQFAWYNTFTSGAACASWPVPHGTRAPVTGKGMPKILMFNSVGDPATPYAGAVKLHKALPGSVLVTERDSGKHCVFANPIGYTNDRAQQLGAAYLTTGQLPPSDTTIAGHPVPGPSGTAAAEPQRAPA, from the coding sequence ATGACCACCGCACTGGGGGAGCGCATGCACAAGTTCCGCACGGCCGTGCTGGCCGCGGCGCTGGGGACGACGCTGGCGACGACGGTCGCACCGGCGGAGGCGACACCGAAGCCTTCGCTGTCGTTCGACGCCTGCCCCGGTGATCTCGCCACGCCGTACCCCGGTATGACCTGTGCGAGCGTGCAGGTCCCGCTGGACTACGCCGCACCGGAGAAGGGGCAGCTCACGCTGCTGGTCTCGAAGGTGCCCGCGCGGGACCCGGCGAAACGGCGCGGCGCGCTCTTCGTCAACCCCGGTGGCCCCGGCGCGGGTGCCGCCTCCTACGTCGGGAAGCTGACGAAACCGGACGGCAAGGGGGCGACCCGGCTGCCGCCGAGCGTGCTCGACTCGTACGACATCATCGGCATGGACCCGCGCGGCGTCGGGCACAGCTCGCCGTTCGCGTGCGTCGATCCCGGCTACTTCGGCGGCCCGCAACCGGATCCCGACGCCACGGCGGGCCAGGAAAAGCTGTGGCAGACGTGGACGAAGTTCGCCGCCGGGTGCCAGGCGAAGGCGGGCGCCGTGCTGCCGCACCTCGGCACGGTGAACGTCGCGAAGGACATGGACCTCGTCCGCGAGAAGATGGGCGAGCGCAAGCTGAGCTACCTCGGCTTCTCCTACGGCACCTACCTCGGCGCGGTCTACGGCGAGCTGTTCGGGCCGAAGATCGACCGGATGATCCTCGACGGCAACGTCAACCCGGAGCCAGAGGACCTGTGGTACCAGGCGGGGCTGACGCAGCCGCCCGCCGTGCAGAAGCGCGTGACCGACTGGCTCACCTGGGTGGCGAAGTACGACTCGGTGTTCCACCTCGGCGGCAGCGCGGCCGAGACCACGAAGGCGTGGAACGCCGCGCTCGAGGACTTCCGCGCACACCCGCACGGTTCCGTCGGCGTGAACGAACTACTGGGACTGGCGTTCAACGTGATGTTCGCGGAGGTCGGCTGGGAGGACCTCGGCCGCGCGCTGTCCGACTACGCGGTCAAGCACGACGACAGCGCGCTCGTCGGGATGGCTTCGCCGGACGCCACCGCCGCAGGGGTGCAGAAGACCTCGGCGTTCCAGTCGGTGATCTGCGCGGACTCCGCATGGCCGGCCGACCACGCCGTGTACGAACGGGACACCGCCGCGGTCGCGAAGAGCTCGCAGTTCGCCTGGTACAACACGTTCACCAGCGGTGCGGCGTGCGCGAGCTGGCCGGTGCCGCACGGGACGCGGGCACCGGTCACCGGCAAGGGCATGCCGAAGATCCTGATGTTCAACTCCGTCGGCGACCCGGCCACGCCGTACGCGGGCGCGGTGAAGCTGCACAAGGCGCTTCCCGGCTCCGTGCTGGTGACCGAGCGCGATTCGGGGAAGCACTGCGTGTTCGCAAACCCGATCGGGTACACCAACGACCGCGCGCAGCAGCTCGGCGCCGCGTACCTGACCACGGGCCAGCTCCCGCCGTCGGACACCACGATCGCCGGGCACCCGGTGCCGGGACCGTCGGGCACCGCGGCGGCCGAGCCGCAGCGCGCGCCCGCCTGA
- a CDS encoding SDR family oxidoreductase has product MARRVAIVTGSSRGIGRAIAERLGADGMDVLVNYRSDAAAAGEVVAAIEASGGRATAVGADVTHLDRLREVFDAAERHYGGIDVVVSNVGIAKFAPVAEFTDEDYDTVFTTNALTTFRTLRESATRVRDGGRIVVVSSGVVATHSPGTAVYGASKAAGDALVRVLAGELGARRVTVNSVLPGAVSTDALHSLRTPGELAAVAKRTPLGRLAEPGDIAGIVSFLASDDARWITGQTVNAGGGYF; this is encoded by the coding sequence ATGGCGAGGCGCGTCGCGATCGTGACCGGCAGTTCGCGCGGGATCGGGAGGGCGATCGCGGAACGGCTCGGCGCGGACGGGATGGACGTGCTCGTCAACTACCGATCCGACGCGGCGGCGGCGGGCGAAGTCGTCGCGGCGATCGAGGCGTCGGGCGGGCGCGCCACGGCCGTCGGTGCGGACGTCACCCATCTCGACCGGCTTCGCGAGGTCTTCGACGCCGCCGAACGGCACTACGGCGGTATCGACGTCGTGGTGAGCAATGTCGGAATCGCCAAGTTCGCGCCGGTCGCGGAGTTCACCGACGAGGACTACGACACGGTGTTCACCACCAACGCGCTCACCACCTTCCGCACGCTGCGGGAGTCGGCCACCCGGGTGCGCGACGGCGGCCGGATCGTCGTGGTCTCCAGCGGGGTCGTCGCGACGCACTCGCCGGGGACCGCGGTGTACGGCGCGAGCAAGGCGGCGGGCGACGCGCTGGTCCGCGTGCTGGCCGGGGAACTCGGCGCGCGCCGGGTCACCGTCAACAGCGTGCTGCCCGGCGCCGTGAGCACCGACGCGCTCCACTCGCTGCGGACGCCGGGCGAACTCGCCGCCGTCGCCAAGCGCACCCCGCTCGGGCGGCTCGCCGAACCGGGCGACATCGCCGGCATCGTCTCGTTCCTCGCCTCCGACGACGCGCGCTGGATCACCGGGCAAACCGTCAACGCGGGCGGCGGCTACTTCTGA